AATACCCGTGCTGGTGCGCTACGCCCTCACGCGCCGCCCCGAACAGCGCGTTCAAATCGATGCGTTGGGCGGCTTCACCCTGGCGCGGTTCACCTACCAGAGCAAATCCACCACGGTTGATGGCCTCCAAAACGTGGTTTACAACAACAATTACGATTACGCCAGCAACAACTTTTACTTCAATCTAGGCTCCGGCTTGCGCTGCCGCTTGGGCAATGACCTGGACTTAACGGGGGACTTAATGCTCAACTTTCTCTTGGCCCGTCATCTCTACAGCTACATCTCCTCAACGGCCGCGCTGGGCTTGCGCTACCGCTTCGGGCGCAGCTAGGGCCCCGGTTCTATTAGCACGCTATATCCACCTTCGCTGCACGCTAAACGCCCCGCCCCAGCGGCGGGGCATTTCTTTTTCCAGCGCGTTCCAACTTCCCGGTGTAACTTTGCCCTGCAATAGGTTTTCCCTCAAAATCCTTTTGCATATGGCTGATCCCGCCGCCCTCGCTAACAAGATTGCCTTCGAGGCCCTCACCTACGACGACGTACTGCTGCTGCCAGCGTACTCCGAGGTACTGCCCCGCGACTGCGACCCCGGCACCCAGCTCACCGCCCGCATCCGCCTCCAGATTCCGCTGATTTCGGCGGCGATGGATACCGTGACGGAGGCCGACATGGCCATCGCCCTGGCTCAGGAAGGCGGCCTTGGCATCATCCACAAAAACATGAGCATCGGCAAGCAGGCCGAGCAGGTGCGGCGCGTCAAGCGCAGCGAGTCGGCCCTGATCCAGGACCCGTTCACACTGCTGCCCACCGCCACCCTCGCCGACGCCCGCCACCTGATGCGCCACCACAGCATCGGCGGCATCCCGGTGATTGACGGCCAGCGCCGCCTCCAGGGCATCCTCACCAGCCGCGACCTGCGCTTCGAGCGCGACCTGACCTTGCCCGTGACCACCGTGATGGTGCCGCTGAGCCGCCTCGTGACGGCCCCCGCCGGCATCGACCAGGCCGCAGCTGAGGAGCTGCTCCAAGACAGCAAAGTGGACAAGCTGCCCCT
This genomic stretch from Hymenobacter sp. PAMC 26628 harbors:
- a CDS encoding outer membrane beta-barrel protein — its product is MGLGTAVGSPQSPVAFYENTLSPLLTVGAQLQPRLAVQAGAQYHQRKDSYFHPGLFYFNGGLHQGISSSTNQQRIVAIPVLVRYALTRRPEQRVQIDALGGFTLARFTYQSKSTTVDGLQNVVYNNNYDYASNNFYFNLGSGLRCRLGNDLDLTGDLMLNFLLARHLYSYISSTAALGLRYRFGRS